In Penaeus vannamei isolate JL-2024 chromosome 14, ASM4276789v1, whole genome shotgun sequence, one DNA window encodes the following:
- the LOC113807372 gene encoding uncharacterized protein, protein MKALVILVAASCCSAQLVLPYTAPWVLPQAKLITTPHVKTDIKTIPLVSPYAHPFGHPFVASPYAFHHAAYPYILNADATLKATEFPYIFHKAEQEPAVEEARRRRRDVEIPLPYLHAVPTVTKQTVETKQFEPVDANTPADTTKIELTTKEHEISVPAVKYVQPVVNVKPVTYTALSHAVLPYAHGLPYAHGLPYAHGLPYAHGLPYAYGLPYAHYPNLVGAPVIKIDEEE, encoded by the exons ATGAAGGCTCTG gtgATTCTGGTCGCTGCATCCTGTTGCTCAGCACAGCTGGTGCTGCCGTACACGGCGCCCTGGGTGCTGCCTCAAGCGAAGCTGATCACTACCCCTCATGTCAAGACCGACATCAAGACCATTCCTTTGGTCTCCCCTTACGCCCACCCCTTCGGACATCCCTTCGTCGCTTCCCCCTACGCCTTCCACCACGCTGCCTATCCCTACATCCTCAACGCCGACGCTACTCTCAAGGCCACCGAGTTCCCCTACATCTTCCACAAGGCTGAACAGGAGCCAGCTGTAGAAGAGGCACGTCGTCGTCGCCGCGACGTGGAGATCCCCCTCCCGTACCTGCACGCCGTGCCCACCGTCACCAAGCAAACTGTGGAGACCAAGCAGTTCGAGCCGGTCGACGCCAACACCCCCGCCGACACCACCAAGATCGAGCTCACCACCAAGGAGCACGAGATCTCCGTGCCCGCCGTCAAGTACGTGCAGCCCGTGGTCAACGTCAAGCCCGTCACCTACACTGCTCTCTCCCACGCCGTCCTTCCCTACGCCCACGGCCTTCCCTACGCCCACGGCCTTCCCTACGCCCACGGTCTTCCCTACGCCCACGGTCTTCCCTATGCCTATGGCCTTCCATACGCCCACTACCCTAACCTCGTCGGCGCCCCCGTCATCAAGATCGACGAAGAAGAGTAA
- the LOC113814462 gene encoding aminopeptidase O, with product MGDMDLPLLSNIKDIRARHYLLHLKTSVVSQIIEGTVFIFLEPTTLCEKNGYCCVRECFCSDKRKVVRESGQNLHHGTDVFPNHENNTTFARTSSGYSEIDQTSFGCTPKSFHQGFNNAEKNPCRKATLTDSSSSGIHCGQSNLEKECELISQKSCVVENEQESQNKLGKAEKVDSDDVLVNHILHEVATQAETQNDFKVVLDCCDIKVKSVTEVICNKTEVSQYLHPAFIRNCSFALNTWSSKEQVPLQYTVEPWSINIWKNNVQRVADFPRVICIKYETLPQGKSLLWRNDQDGSPCVFTPAATINNRSLLPCQDPPSAMATWQAWFTVPKGYYLSMTGDERPVKFIGCIEDYKDCWLINHSDFKNCDTKEPCQGSTICRQDMVKENIPSVCFYYHTTMVLPIATIAIAIGKWEVDILPALESKTKLCGSFIKEDKKTKEAHPCKHYEYPCHIQSKYWGSETALSLVYPPSSSQAIKSVASFLPFALQASSDLLGRYPCPRLEVVIVPKCFASLGLASPNLIFLSPSMVMDDPAAYIRLAHEISHAWFGINIGAQDWTEEWISEGFATYMEDSIYAEATLIKDAVYSTKQQNIPETTSKDNPVDSWQDPVGVDENAHSETQKKDGLCVGSPHNCDGSTGKVLTCGSFTSLSSLEHKAMKMKYHEELSDLRAHIRYRTLTSELENSSEDLQKLRPMQGETLVDDSGIGYVKDGRNPEKTFLQVHYLKGYFLLKYMSKIIGRKTFDSMIKDYVTFYHGQLVLSEQIIDFFISAYPEAAEKGMTLSGLYEDWLNHPGLNPYITEKYGNIANQLVATVKSHFNYWLHVNKSSRQNPSAKKMKISLEKFSFPDQIVLLLEYILELRSFSCKALQQIYQHYDIAAQNADVRHRWCELVILNNFPDLCEVRRFLIDDQAMGVYLYGELVISGKKKHRKLAEEVYRKVQHDMDENARITVSSMLYGE from the exons TGAGAAAAACGGGTATTGTTGCGTGCGTGAGTGTTTCTGTTCAGATAAAAGGAAGGTTGTTAGAGAATCTGGCCAAAATTTACATCATGGTACAGATGTTTTTcctaatcatgaaaacaatacaACATTTGCAAGGACTTCTAGTGGGTATAGTGAAATAGACCAAACCAGTTTTGGCTGCACACCAAAAAGTTTTCATCAAGGTTTTAACAATGCTGAAAAAAATCCATGTAGAAAGGCTACTCTGACTGATTCAAGTAGTTCAGGTATTCACTGTGGCCAAAGTAACCTAGAAAAGGAGTGTGAATTAATAAGTCAAAAATCATGTGTTGTAGAGAATGAACAAGAAAGCCAGAACAAATTAGGGAAAGCAGAGAAAGTAGATTCTGATGATGTCTTAGTAAATCATATTTTGCATGAAGTTGCTACTCAAGCAGAAACACAAAATGATTTTAAGGTTGTACTAGATTGTTGTGATATTAAGGTAAAATCTGTCACTGAAGTAATCTGCAATAAAACTGAAGTTTCACAGTACTTACATCCAGCATTTATTAGAAACTGCAGCTTTGCCCTAAATACTTGGTCAAGCAAAGAGCAGGTACCACTTCAGTACACTGTGGAACCTTGGTCTATTAATATATGGAAAAATAATGTGCAAAGAGTTGCTGATTTTCCACGAGTTATATGCATCAAATATGAAACACTGCCACAAGGAAAGTCACTTCTTTGGAGGAACGACCAAGATGGCAGTCCATGTGTGTTTACTCCAGCTGCCACTATCAACAACCGCTCATTACTCCCATGTCAAGATCCTCCATCAGCAATGGCTACCTGGCAAGCTTGGTTTACAGTGCCAAAAGGGTATTATCTGTCAATGACAGGGGACGAGAGACCAGTAAAATTTATTGGCTGTATTGAGGATTACAAGGACTGTTGGCTCATCAATCACTCAGATTTTAAAAATTGTGATACTAAAGAACCTTGTCAAGGATCTACAATTTGCAGACAAGATatggtaaaagaaaatataccttcagtttgcttttattatcatacaACAATGGTCTTACCTATTGCAACTATAGCTATTGCCATTGGTAAATGGGAAGTAGATATTCTTCCAGCATTAGAATCCAAGACTAAGTTATGTGGGTCAtttataaaagaagataaaaaaactaAAGAGGCTCATCCATGTAAGCACTATGAATACCCTTGTCACATCCAATCCAAATACTGGGGTAGTGAAACTGCTCTATCTCTGGTTTATCCTCCATCATCATCTCAAGCAATAAAGTCAGTTGCATCATTTCTACCTTTTGCCCTGCAAGCATCTTCTGACCTTCTTGGCAGATACCCATGCCCTAGGCTGGAAGTTGTTATAGTACCAAAGTGTTTTGCAAGCTTGGGTTTAGCTTCTCCAAACTTAATCTTCTTGTCACCATCAATGGTAATGGATGATCCTGCAGCCTATATTCGTCTTGCACATGAAATAAG CCATGCATGGTTTGGGATCAATATTGGTGCCCAAGACTGGACAGAAGAATGGATTAGCGAAGGTTTCGCTACCTACATGGAAGACTCTATCTATGCAGAAGCTACTCTGATAAAAGATGCTGTGTAcagcacaaaacaacaaaacatcccTGAAACCACTAGTAAAGATAACCCAGTAGATAGTTGGCAAGATCCGGTAGGTGTTGATGAGAATGCACATAGTGAAACTCAGAAAAAAGATGGGCTGTGTGTTGGGAGTCCTCATAATTGTGATGGGAGCACAGGTAAAGTACTGACCTGTGGTTCATTTACATCGCTATCATCACTAGAGCATaaagcaatgaaaatgaaataccACGAGGAACTTTCAGATCTTAGGGCACATATACGATACAGAACTCTGACAAGTGAACTTGAAAATTCAAGTGAAGATTTGCAGAAGCTCAGACCTATGCAAGGGGAGACTTTAGTAGATGATAGTGGCATTGGTTATGTCAAAGATGGAAGAAATCCAGAAAAAACATTTTTGCAAGTGCATTATCTGAAGGGATATTTCCTGCTGAAGTATATGAGCAAAATAATAGGGAGGAAAACCTTTGATTCAATGATAAAAGATTATGTAACATTTTATCATGGTCAGTTGGTGTTATCAGAGCAGATAATAGACTTTTTCATTAGTGCTTACCCAGAGGCTGCAGAAAAAGGAATGACCCTTAGTGGTCTGTATGAAGATTGGCTTAATCATCCTGGACTCAATCCTTATATTACAGAAAAATATGGTAATATAGCAAATCAGTTAGTGGCTACAGTTAAGTCACATTTTAATTATTGGCTTCATGTTAACAAAAGTAGTAGACAAAATCCAAGTGCTAAAAAGATGAAGATCAGCCTTGAGAAATTCTCTTTTCCAGACCAAATTGTCCTACTCTTAGAATATATTTTAGAACTGAGAAGTTTTTCTTGCAAGGCTTTACAGCAGATATACCAGCACTATGACATTGCAGCTCAGAACGCTGATGTTCGCCATAGATGGTGTGAGCTAGTAATATTAAATAATTTTCCTGACTTGTGTGAAGTGAGAAGATTTTTAATTGATGACCAGGCAATGGGAGTGTACCTGTATGGAGAACTTGTTATATCagggaaaaagaaacacagaaagttAGCAGAAGAGGTATATAGAAAAGTTCAGCATGACATGGATGAAAATGCAAGAATAACTGTTTCTTCAATGCTGTATGGAGAGTGA
- the LOC113814465 gene encoding uncharacterized protein yields MKALVILVAASCCSAQLVLPYTAPWVLPQAKLITTPHVKTDINTLPLVSPYAHPFGHPFVASPYAFHHAAYPYILNADATLKATEFPYIFHKAEQEPAVEEARRRRRDVEIPLPYLHAVPTVTKQTVETQQFEPVDANTPADTTKIELTTKEHEISVPAVKYVQPVVNVKPVTYTALSHSVLPYAHGLPYAHGLPYAHGLPYAYGLPYAHGLPYAHYPNLVGAPVIKIDEE; encoded by the exons ATGAAGGCTCTG GTGATTCTGGTCGCTGCATCCTGTTGCTCAGCACAGCTGGTGCTGCCGTACACGGCGCCCTGGGTGCTGCCTCAAGCGAAGCTGATCACTACCCCTCATGTCAAGACCGACATCAACACCCTTCCTTTGGTCTCCCCTTACGCCCACCCCTTCGGACATCCCTTCGTCGCTTCCCCCTACGCCTTCCACCACGCTGCCTATCCCTACATCCTCAACGCCGACGCTACTCTCAAGGCCACCGAGTTCCCCTACATCTTCCACAAGGCTGAACAGGAGCCAGCTGTAGAAGAGGCACGTCGTCGTCGCCGCGACGTGGAGATCCCCCTCCCGTACCTGCACGCCGTGCCCACCGTCACCAAGCAAACTGTGGAGACCCAGCAGTTCGAGCCGGTCGATGCCAACACCCCCGCCGACACCACCAAGATCGAGCTCACCACCAAGGAGCACGAGATCTCCGTGCCCGCCGTCAAGTACGTGCAGCCCGTGGTCAACGTCAAGCCCGTCACCTACACTGCTCTCTCCCACTCCGTCCTCCCCTACGCCCACGGCCTTCCCTACGCCCACGGCCTTCCCTACGCCCACGGCCTTCCTTATGCCTATGGCCTTCCATATGCCCATGGCCTTCCATACGCCCACTACCCTAACCTCGTCGGCGCCCCCGTCATCAAGATCGACGAAGAGTAA
- the LOC138864037 gene encoding uncharacterized protein, translated as MKALVILVAASCCSAQLVLPYTAPWVLPQAKLITTPHVKTHIKTIPLVSPYAHPFGHPFVASPYAFHHAAYPYILNADATLKATEFPYIFHKAEEEPAVEEARRRRRDVEIPLPYLHAVPTVTKQTVETKQFEPVDANTPADTTKIELTTKEHEISVPAVKYVQPVVNVKPVSYTALSHAVLPYAHGLPYAHGLPYADGLPYAYGLPYAHYPNLVGAPVIKIDEEE; from the exons ATGAAGGCTCTG gtGATTCTGGTCGCTGCATCCTGTTGCTCAGCACAGCTGGTGCTGCCGTACACGGCGCCCTGGGTGCTGCCTCAAGCGAAGCTGATCACTACCCCTCATGTCAAGACCCACATCAAGACCATTCCTTTGGTCTCCCCTTACGCCCACCCCTTCGGACATCCCTTCGTCGCTTCCCCCTACGCCTTCCACCACGCTGCCTATCCCTACATCCTCAACGCCGACGCTACTCTCAAGGCCACCGAGTTCCCCTACATCTTCCACAAGGCTGAAGAGGAGCCAGCTGTAGAAGAGGCACGTCGTCGTCGCCGCGACGTGGAGATCCCCCTCCCGTACCTGCACGCCGTGCCCACCGTCACCAAGCAAACTGTGGAGACCAAGCAGTTCGAGCCGGTCGACGCCAACACCCCCGCCGACACCACCAAGATCGAGCTCACCACCAAGGAGCACGAGATCTCCGTGCCCGCCGTCAAGTACGTGCAGCCCGTGGTCAACGTCAAGCCCGTCTCCTACACTGCTCTCTCCCACGCCGTCCTCCCCTACGCCCACGGCCTTCCCTACGCCCACGGCCTTCCCTACGCCGACGGTCTTCCCTATGCCTATGGCCTTCCATACGCCCACTACCCTAACCTCGTCGGCGCCCCCGTCATCAAGATCGACGAAGAAGAGTAA
- the LOC113807363 gene encoding uncharacterized protein, giving the protein MKALVILVAASCCSAQLVLPYTAPWVLPQAKLITTPHVKTHIKTIPLVSPYAHPFGHPFVASPYAFHHAAYPYILNADATLKATEFPYIFHKAEQEPAVEEARRRRRDVEIPLPYLHAVPTVTKQTVETQQFEPVDANTPADTTKIELTTKEHEISVPAVKYVQPVVNVKPVTYTALSHAVLPYAHGLPYAHGLPYAHGLPYAYGLPYAHYPNLVGAPVIKIDEEE; this is encoded by the exons ATGAAGGCTCTG gtGATTCTGGTCGCTGCATCCTGTTGCTCAGCACAGCTGGTGCTGCCGTACACGGCGCCCTGGGTGCTGCCTCAAGCGAAGCTGATCACTACCCCTCATGTCAAGACCCACATCAAGACCATTCCTTTGGTCTCCCCTTACGCCCACCCCTTCGGACATCCCTTCGTCGCTTCCCCCTACGCCTTCCACCACGCTGCCTATCCCTACATCCTCAACGCCGACGCTACTCTCAAGGCCACCGAGTTCCCCTACATCTTCCACAAGGCTGAACAGGAGCCAGCTGTAGAAGAGGCACGTCGTCGTCGCCGCGACGTGGAGATCCCCCTCCCGTACCTGCACGCCGTGCCCACCGTCACCAAGCAAACTGTGGAGACCCAGCAGTTCGAGCCGGTCGATGCCAACACCCCCGCCGACACCACCAAGATCGAGCTCACCACCAAGGAGCACGAGATCTCCGTGCCCGCCGTCAAGTACGTGCAGCCCGTGGTCAACGTCAAGCCCGTCACCTACACTGCTCTCTCCCACGCCGTCCTCCCCTACGCCCACGGCCTTCCCTACGCCCACGGCCTTCCCTACGCCCACGGCCTTCCTTATGCCTATGGCCTTCCATACGCCCACTACCCTAACCTCGTCGGCGCCCCCGTCATCAAGATCGACGAAGAAGAGTAA